GCTTAAATCTGAGTAACAAACCTGGCAGATCTGCTTACCTGTACTATGTGCAAAATCAACCAAGTGAGGGacaaaatctgaataaattttaTTAAGTATTTAGTTATTGAACACAAATTGCTAATAAGAGGCATCAATAAATCACTAACCCATACATTCTAATACAAACCTGTAAAACATTTGGGAACATAATGAACAATTAATGCCAAATTAATGCTATgaataaaagaagaatgaataaaaacttaaaatttccatataataaatataataaattgtgaaaaacataaaagaaacataattCTTTAAAACTTCGCATGACtaattattaagaaaaaaagaataaaaatagtaGTTTATCAATCTACACAATCTACTCATTCAAATTTATAATACAAACTAACACCATCAACAGCAGACAGCTTAGGCTggtctttattttgttctgaattttacatttatttttatttactttttcttatgCCTGTTGTTTGGTTGGGTTAAAACAACTGAACAGCTTCATTAGGTAAACTGGACTCTCACTAAATTAACatactgcatgttttagatcCTATATTTTCTGGCTTAGTGAGATGAGGAATGCTATCCACTTCTACTCAATTACATCAGTAGGGATAGATGTGATGGAAAAATGGGGACGATGGAGCCCATTTTAGGTCCTTCTGCACAATAAAAGGATTGTTGTCTTGTAAAGTTTTCACAATTTACCTTGCTGTATTATTAACCTGAGGGATATGTTGTCATTGATTTCAGATTCAGGAGATACAGGAATGGTACTGATCCTCTTATCTtaacatgaatatttaaaatgccaAATTATTCCTGTGCCTTATCCTACTAACAAAGCAGAGGTCATATGAATACATTGCTGCATGTCATTAACTGCTTCAGAAAACATCACTTACTGACTTACTGGCTCCTGTTGTAGTCTCATTGACAATGTTTGCATATTTTACATGTCTCTACCTTCAACTCACTGAAGAGCAGCAGTCAGCATTGTTGCTCACccttaacaaaaaaaaccagtgccacaaaaaaataaacacattcactCTTACAGGCAGCCACTGAATAACCAGATATGATCTTGTAAGATGGATGTTTGAATTTCTAACATGCTGTTCAGGAATAACTTAACAAGCCAAGATGAAGCTATGAAAGGTACCATTCAAACCAAAAGAAGAACAAGCTGGAAAGATAACATTATTGAGACCATACTGACAGGCTGCTAATCACTGTCAGTGTTTGTACTGCTGACAGCATGTGTAAAGTTTGTTTAGATGCCAAACAAGCTGCAACCAGAAGCACTTCAAGGAATTACGGCAGGAGGGCATATTGCCTCTGTGATGTGAGAGTGAGGGGGAGGTGTGAAAACAAGATATGGCAAAACCcatctaccaaaaaaaaaaaaaaaaaaaaaacctttctaCTGGCCGACTGGCAGGCTCGAGGCAGAAGCGAACATGACTCAATCTTTATCTTGAATGCCAGCAGCTAAATTACTATACAGCTCAAAGAGaatgtgcaaatgtgtgtgcttgtgtgtgtgtgaatgtggtcCTGCGCAGTAAAGTGTACAGATGGATGACTCATCCACCAATCATGTGACTCATCAATCACTGCAGTTACCATTTCCCTCCCTCCTTCTGAATTTTTCCATTCTTCAgttttttctcccccttttcATCTGTATTCATTCTGGTTTTTGGTCCTCATTTTGACTAGTTGAGAAGATAATTAAACCCCCTCTAtaagatttttctttgtctccatATTGATGTGAGTGTGACATATATGACTCCTGCTGTCACTAAGCTTCATCTGGTTGTCTTTTGTACATTTGGatctgttttattattgaaGAACCAAGCTGTCTTGCTGCAGTATAAATACAAGTTAGCACTCTCCAAAAAGCCattaaaaaactgaactttaataaaataattgcttttattttttatcatatagCAAAACTAGTAATCATCATGCTGTTATTTACACATTGCACGGGCATATTTATTTCACACTGTACATCTTACAATGCTAAAGGTGACATCAACAACAACACTCTCCTTTTACAAGACAGATGGCTTCACTGTGGACACAGTGGCCCtcctttgagattttttttttattttttatgttcacaGTTTAttcagagaaaacaaccatTTTGAATTCTccatactgttttatttttttttcctctttttttgttctatttttttgttcattttttatgatGCAAGTAGAAAGACGTGCATTTAACGGTTTAAGCACAATCCCTGACTTCCCGGCCTGAAGCTTTTCAATGAATTTCTTCTGAAAATGAACAGAATGCTTGTAGCCTCTTGGtggaaatctgttttaaaaaggCTGCAGAACACTTACTGTGATTTCAagtattctttttctttttttaagaagcaAAACTAGAGAAATAATGCAATAAACATGACCAAACAGCCcagtgtgggggaaaaaaaagagaaattaacgAGAAAATTGAATTTGAGGTAAACAATGACAATGGTATGATTTTGATTATACTTATTGTGGTGGATCTGCCATATATATGTATTGACATAATCACTTCTGGATCCCAAAATGATTGAAAACCCTTGGTCCACCAGGTTGGAAGTGTTTAGTGTTTAAGTTTGTGCTTTTGGAGCCCACAGGGTTTCTACATCAGGACCACTTGTGATAATTAAAATATGCAATGTGATATTTCTCTTATAGAACCATGGTGCTTGTAAGGCAAAAATCTGAATCTTGAGTTTGAAAAACTGAAATGTGTGTATTAAAATTGCAGCTGTTTAAAATTGATCCAATCGGGCATAAGAAAGGCATCTACACACatcaaatacaacaaaaatatacTGTCAACATTTGACAATAGCAGTGTTCACTTTTTGTATAGCTAAGAAGTCAATGAACTGCTTTAGATTTGTAAAATGATATacagaatataaaacaaaagatacaaagtggttttaaaaacacagttcTTTTACAGTGGACATATCTGcttatgaaaatgtcaaaactgtGACGTTATGTAGGTGTGCTGATGTGCATGCATGCCTCTGTGCATATGCATGTttatctgtgtgtatgtgtgtcttctATAATTCTCTGAAATATACAGGAGCATCAGAGATCAACCTGAATGGAGGCAGACATACACCATGGTACGTTCTGTTCAAAATGTAAACTGAGCAAGAGGCTGATCATGGTTACAGGGAGCTTTAAAGTGGGACCTCATCATTCTCTCCCTGTCTGAGAAAATCAACAAAATTACAGTGAATAACAACAGAAATCTAAAGTTTTACTCATCAGACCTTAAATTTCCATCAGGCTCAAAACAAATCTCTTCTGagtctttattttcctctgattTTGCCTCCCTCCAGCTACGTTAAATCTACCCCATCTCAGTCAGTCCCTCTGATATGACAATGTCCAAAGACGTCTCTCAATACATTCTGCGCTTCATGTAGATCCGCTCAATAAAGTTTTCCAGTTCCTCCTCACTGTCAAGCTGAGGCACCAGCCCATCTTCCTCATAGTCATCCCCTGGTGTGTCTTGTGGATAGTAGTAAGGGGGTTGCCTGCCCCTCCTGGGTGTGATTATTGGTTTAGGAGGGGGCAGTGGTTGGTAGGTCCGTGGGTGAGGAAGGATATAGTTAGAGATATAAGGGGTGAGAGGCAAGCGAGGGGGTGGCTGCTGCCTCCAGCCCTGACCACGGTTCTTACTTCCACCCCTGTGCCTGCGCTTTGGAGCCTGGAGGTCAAGTTCCTGGGGGCTGAAGGGCTGTTCTCTGGAGGGGGAGGGCTTGCCATAATACTGTTTAGGATATGGGAAGTAAACAGGGTAATAGGCCCGGTATGGCTTTTGGTAGTATGGATAGGAAGGAAAGGCTAAAAACTGCTTCTGGGGTTTATACCAGTAGTCAAACTGCTTCTGAGGCTTATACCAATAGTCCTGCTTGTATGACTTGATTTTGTCTTTGTGCCATTTCTTGTTGGATTTGTTGTACTTATAAGGGGTTTTCTTGGGGTTTTTTGAAGCTGTATAGTGGTAAATAGGTGGGGCAGCCAGAGGAGGGGGTACCAGAGGTCTAAATCGTGGTGCAACAGGGTTGTTGTTAATTGGCAGCTGCTGcagttctttccttttcttttttttctcctccacatcACTTATAATTTCAATCACATCATCAGCAGGCAGGTGCAGCTTGCTGCTGATTTCAATCAGCCTGTCAATCATTTGTTGGTCCAGGTCATCTTCATCAGGGAGGACTTCCTCTGATCGCTTGTCCTCTGCGGTGTTGCTGCTCTTCTGCCGAGGCTTCAGGTAGGATTGTTGCTGCTTTCCCATGTACTGCAGCACCATGTCAGAAGCTATGTCTGCCAGCCTCTGCTCTTCCTCCCTGGCTCGTTCTGCCTCCTCCTGCTGCCGGAGaacttcctgtttttctgcACGTGCCCTCGCCTCCTCCTCCATGTGGGAGAggctctcctcttcttcttcaatCTCCTCCTCTAACGCCTCTCCTTCATTCTCAAAGTCATCCATGAAGTTGCCCCCCTTTATTGGTCTGTTGCGAGACTGGTTCTCCTGCCAgtgctgtttttttccagctcGTGCTAGCTGAGTGTTGTATGCCTTGTAGCCCTTCAGAGGAGGCAGGATCTCATTGTCTTGGAGACCCAAGTCAATGTTTTGGAAGTAGCCCCTAATTTTGCGTTGTAAAGAAGGATCTTCTACCTGTAAGATGGAACCAGATTTGATCTTGTCAAGGGCACTTTCTAAATCATTTTCCTCCTCTTgcccctcttcttcctctttccttctttcctcaCTTACACTATCAGAACTCACATCCTCCGTAGACCACCTTTGATCCTCCTCTGGCCTTGTtttatcctcctcctccttttcattCAAGTCATCCCTCTGAGCAGCTGTCAAATGGCCTAAAATTAGCTTTTCAATAGCCTTATCAGCCCCTTGCGCCTCTTGGTCCTCCTCcacccccctctctctctctgtctgctcTGCTCTTCTTATCTTGCTACCCTCCAAGCCTTCAGTGGAAGGTTGCATCTGATTTTGATTCTCTTCCCAGTCTCTGTTTCTGCTCGCCTGGTTTTCACTTTCCACTGGGTGGTCCAGGGACTTCAAAAGAATGGCGAGCACCTGTGCAGGATCTGTCATTTTCTCTAATTGATTATTTTGACCCAGGCCCTGGCCCTGGTCTACCGACACATTGTCAGACCCAGAAAGACTCTGGGTTGGGGGCGAGCGAAAGGAGGGAAGGCTGTCCTCTTTACCGTCAGTCCGGGTGTGCCCCTCCACCCCTCCCGCCCCTCCCTCGCCCCACGCAGGGGCAGCACGAGCTAGATGTGGAGTGACAATGAGCAGGACCAATAGGATGAGGTGGGCTGTGGAAGAGGCGTGATGACAGGTCATGACCATGCAGAACTGGCAGGAGGTGGGTTAAGCACCTGAGGAAGAAGAAAGGAACAAGAGAGAGGGGAAGAAAAGACATGAGAAAAAATTCAATCTGTTGCCGTTTTTCTCTAAAACTGTAATGGATACGAGGATTGTTTGAATAATATACAGCTTTCTTGTTTATTTGAATGAAACTGCAGATGTAAAGAAATAAGATATATTTCATTGACTCAAAGATGCAAGAACAGAAAGAACCAGTCCGAgatttaaactgggattaagaTATTCAATTTATAACGCAAAAAGCAACTGATCTCTTGACAGCGAGGTCATGAAGACAGAcgataaattaattaaagaattagtaaaaaattaattaatgaattaatccattcataaataaataataatattttaagcaTAATTTCTGTGTAATTCTATTTTGTGAACAAAAAGTCAGACAAAGCAGTATGGGGCCACAAATACCagagcgttttttttttttttttttcattttctacccGGAAAATCTGTCTTAGTTTCATTATTTTGTATCAATTAGATTATTTGGCGTTACTGTCTAACAGTGAATACGGACACGTGTAGATGAAGCTTGACTGCAAACCAGTCGCTATCCACTGGAATTAATCCgtaaatgtattttatgatGAAGACAATCGACCATGTAGCCTACATAATTTGCGTTTTGGACCTAAACACtggccatttttttctctttcaaaccGCGCGCCGACCCAGTCATTATCTTTACAGGGCGCGGATATTTTAATTAAGAATGACTGGTGCTCTGGTATATTCTCTCAAGATCCTGATTTAACAGAGCGGATTGTtcgaaaataaaagaaaacacatcgAAGAACTGAAAGGTCTGTTTctttgataaaagaaaagaaatctcaCCTCTTCCTCCAAGCCAACGCAATCAGGACGCGCACACCTTCCATTTTTTGTGCTAGTTCTTCAAAATGATATACAGAATACTCTAACTGATCCCAGGTTTGTCCCTGTTTTCGCAGTGGTCCTGGTTTTCCATGCGTCAAAAAGATTCGACAGGGGCGCTTGTATAAAGATGGCACGCACCGGGAAGTCATGCGTAAAGCTTGTGGCTACGGCTGAGTTATTTAACCCTACGGTCCCTGAGTGGCCCGGCCAAATTGTAAATGAACTGGATGTTTAATTTAGGAGAAGAAAGCCCATTTTCGCAAGGGACAGGAAGAGCAGCCAGTAGGACCACACGTCTTTGTCCTTCTGGGAACGTGCGTGTTTTCCTTAGTGACAGTGGGGGGAAACAAACAAGCGCAAAATTTCGGCCACAGAGctcaaatttaaatgatttccaCTTATCACACTGGATCCGCAATTGCGAAAATACATTAATGGTAAGGCATCTGACTTCCCATTAAAGATTTAATTGGATGATGATAATAAAGGGAAACCGATAGACgaaactgtttaaaatgtgtttttaaagctatttttatttattctaaaaatATACCTAATTTTGGTGGCATTAAAAAATCAGGCGAATTATAGCAGGGGTACGGAGAGGCTGCTGCATAGATATATGTATTAATCATAAATATCTGCACCTAGCAGTGGATTACttaattttattgaaataaaaataaagtaaatgcaATTGTTTTTTTGGCTGGATTTCCAGCGTTATTTACTTACAGCCTTCATTTTAATGCAATAATATGaacttttccttttataaatatgtttctttaatgattaaaaaaaaactaaatagatcAAAGAGGAAATTCTTGAAAACTGTAAATGCACACTCGATTATCTAACGGCACATAATATAATTAGTGAAATTTCGTTTTAAAAAAACGAAGATGATGTTTGCTTTACAATCAGATAATCAACCGTCGCCCAGTTGCAGTGGAATAATTATTTGTAGCGATAAAAAGTTgcgattttaaaataaattctgacATTTTCCTGAAGCATTAAAACCTCTTCTTAAAGCTTCTTAATTTTCTACAGATTACACATATAATCTGGCAACAGTTAGATAATTAACTGTCAGAAAATCTCCTATCTGCCCAGATTTTCTTTGTGAATGATTCAAAATTAGTTTTCGTTTCACTTACCTGGAGTCCCACTTGGGGGTGGGGAAGTGGTGAAACTCGCAACGTACGGGAAAAGCCAAGAATATATCATGAATAGTAGATCATCTGAGAGAATTTCTGttttcccccctctctcttCAGCATGTGACCAACATCAAGACGAAAAAGGCCAAACTGacgttcttttttctttcttttttctttttctcccccttTCTTTAGTTTTAAGGTGTGTTTGTATCGCAACGGTACTGGCGCTATTGTACAATTGAGTGAATGTTTTCAGCACCACGATCAGCGCAACTTTATTGTATATACCCTCCTTGGACCACGTGATCCCCCACCGCCACCCCCCAGCTGCAGGCAGTGCTGACGTCACTTCCATTGATAAGAGTGTTGGTGGGGAGATGGCACTGTGAGTCTAGGCTGGCCCCAGCTGATGAATGAACGGAAATGGCATGAATGAAATAGTACTTTCCTCAATGAAAAGGGAAAATTGTAGTGATAGAGCTGGTGCTCTAAAAAGTCATTTTCCTTCGTACACATTAAAGGTTAGTGTGTTGCAACTTCCTCCCTTGCTCCATCTTGTCTCTGCCTCAGTTCCTTTCAAATTCAggcatgaaggaaaaaaaagagtgacCTGTTCACAGACAACCAATTAAGGTAAATTGGCAGGGTTCTCCAAATAATCAATGACTTGCATCTGCAGCTTCAGATAAAAAATGTGTGGAATCTAGATGCCCATTTCTCCAGCATGCTGGTTTTTGTCTGAGGTGGCCCCGAGACACTGTGGCTGCATGGTTCATGGGCTATAGGAGCAGCCATGCTTTGCCACTCAATTTGTGCCCAATTGCCAGGGACTGCACAATTTCCCATCCTGTGTCCCATTATTTCTGGCTGCTCTCCCTCTGTCAGAGGCACACTGTGCTTCATCTGCATTCCCTTTCACACCACAAGTCAATGACTATTTGTACTTAAATCAATAACACTTATAATAAGGGCAAGTAAATGCTAAAGTAATGTATGATGATTACATGCATGAATGAAAGCAGAATGTATGAAGAACTGCTCTCTGACTATGAGCATATTTGACTATCATACATTAATTTTCATACCATCAAAAACtgtattacaaaataaaaacaacaaaagaaaaatgtcaaacaatGCATTTGGTGAAGCTTTTAGACTTTCTAATATTTACTATTATTCAGTCTCGTTGTCTCTTGCAAATATAGATATATTTAAATCAGTGGAAGACTGGAGAGACATGTTTAAAGACATAATTGACATTCATATACAGAACTGTCATGCTTGAGGATGTGTACTGAGAAAAATATAGCTCCCAAAATATGGCTCACACTCACTTAGTCTGAGATTGTTGGAAAAAGAGAACATTGTTATTCACCTGCTTGAGTAGGTGTAGAATGTACCAAAGCTTAGTCCCTGCCAAAACAACCTAGGATTCATCTCAGCTCAAGCCTTTTGCTGTATGTCAGCCACACTCTTAACTCAACTACTATCACtctacacttaaaaaaacacaacaaaaacaaaaccaaacatcaAGGCTCCACtgaactaaaaagaaaagaaagtttttaaatgagGAATGGGCAGAATTACTACTGGGTTAAGCACTGAAGTATACTTGTGATATTCTACTTCAAACCATTATCATGGTCAAATAATGTTCTTTGGTTTTATCATACTGTGGcaagccatatatatatatatatatatatatatatatatatatatatatatatatacgtctTTATGTGAGTTTGTGcttatacatgtatacatgtatatgtTTTGGAGTATACCACTGAAGAATAGTCCATTCTGTGGGTAAGTGGGGagcctaaaaataaacaacaacaaaaaaaaaaaaaacaaacaacaacaaaaaaatatatagtatagtatataGTCTACTTTTTGCATCTTGTCCTCTTGCATCCTCTAACAGCTACTCTAGAGTATTTCCAGTCTTGAGAATGAGATTCCAGCTGTGAAGTGCATGTGTGGACAGGCAgctaaatagaaaaatgttcaggtCAGAAACTGACCCCTGAGTTACTTTCCACAACTCAGCTTTTAATTTCCAAAAATCCATTTGGGAGGTTTCTCCACAAATTTGTGCTTTAGAATCAATGCTGATGTTTATACCCTGATTCTTCTGGTCTGTCGTATTAGAACTCTGTAACCATTTGCACCATAAAAAAGGTCCCATAACACATTTCAAAGCCAATCACAACTATTGGTTCACATTCTTGCACATATCTTTAATCTGTATTAATGGTATGGATTTTTGCCTCCACTGGAGGAACCAATTAACCAAATTAACAATCAGATGAAATTATACAATTTTTGTTAAGATGACTAACAGGAATTTATGACCCATCCTGTATTAATTCAGGGTTTGTAAAGTCATCATGACTCATGCATTACCTACACATTATTTTAGCATGCCATTTTCTACTCATACTCCTAAACTGCACTGTAAGCTAAAAGCAGATTCTAAATGACTGATTTTGGCTGTAATTCTGATCATTATCAATACTAAGGCACAGAAAAAATCAACTGCTTTGCTGAAGCGTAGCAGTGTAGAACTGACATGAGTCTGCCTGAAGGGTTTAAACCTCTCGCATCTTGCCTGACACATCTCGATAAAAATCAAAGGTTTCCTTTGAATAAACAACTTTGGGTTGTGCAGGGAGTCTTTTATTACTCACTAAAGAATTcatctatatatattttttcagcttCCCTTTTGCTCAATttgttagaaaatgaaaaacagcttcCACCTCCACTGCCAACCAGTCATTCCCAAGGTCGGGCGTAATGGCACAATTTTTGTGCtcaaggtaaaaaataaataaatttacaattaTTTCTGTTGTTCAGCTTTCTAGAGTTAAAGTAAGACACTGTACTGTCATTACAGGCATCCGTGCACTTGATAATGTAGAAACAAGCTTATTCCTAATGTTCAAGCCGAGCTCATTTCCATACACTTCATTTGTCATTGCCAAGCTCCCGCTCTGGCCTTGTGTGCAACTAAATTCAGCTGTCAGCCCTCAATACGAGTTATTTTCTCACTGACTCATGGCTTCAACTTCCAGGTGTGAGCTGTATTTATGGGTgcattttttc
The sequence above is a segment of the Melanotaenia boesemani isolate fMelBoe1 chromosome 15, fMelBoe1.pri, whole genome shotgun sequence genome. Coding sequences within it:
- the si:dkey-175g6.2 gene encoding trichohyalin, whose translation is MVMTCHHASSTAHLILLVLLIVTPHLARAAPAWGEGGAGGVEGHTRTDGKEDSLPSFRSPPTQSLSGSDNVSVDQGQGLGQNNQLEKMTDPAQVLAILLKSLDHPVESENQASRNRDWEENQNQMQPSTEGLEGSKIRRAEQTERERGVEEDQEAQGADKAIEKLILGHLTAAQRDDLNEKEEEDKTRPEEDQRWSTEDVSSDSVSEERRKEEEEGQEEENDLESALDKIKSGSILQVEDPSLQRKIRGYFQNIDLGLQDNEILPPLKGYKAYNTQLARAGKKQHWQENQSRNRPIKGGNFMDDFENEGEALEEEIEEEEESLSHMEEEARARAEKQEVLRQQEEAERAREEEQRLADIASDMVLQYMGKQQQSYLKPRQKSSNTAEDKRSEEVLPDEDDLDQQMIDRLIEISSKLHLPADDVIEIISDVEEKKKKRKELQQLPINNNPVAPRFRPLVPPPLAAPPIYHYTASKNPKKTPYKYNKSNKKWHKDKIKSYKQDYWYKPQKQFDYWYKPQKQFLAFPSYPYYQKPYRAYYPVYFPYPKQYYGKPSPSREQPFSPQELDLQAPKRRHRGGSKNRGQGWRQQPPPRLPLTPYISNYILPHPRTYQPLPPPKPIITPRRGRQPPYYYPQDTPGDDYEEDGLVPQLDSEEELENFIERIYMKRRMY